The following are encoded together in the Nocardia sp. XZ_19_385 genome:
- a CDS encoding GNAT family N-acetyltransferase, translating into MLRSTWRRKGYAAEMAAPVITWAEREVPGVPVAADITESNEPSLRVAERLGFEVHTVEEFGGQPSLHMRR; encoded by the coding sequence ATGCTGCGTTCCACATGGCGGCGGAAGGGTTACGCGGCGGAAATGGCTGCGCCTGTCATCACATGGGCGGAGCGGGAGGTGCCCGGCGTGCCGGTGGCCGCTGATATTACGGAGTCCAACGAGCCGTCACTCCGCGTCGCCGAGCGGCTCGGGTTCGAGGTCCATACCGTGGAGGAATTCGGCGGCCAGCCCTCACTGCATATGCGCCGCTGA
- a CDS encoding bifunctional oligoribonuclease/PAP phosphatase NrnA, whose amino-acid sequence MRFDAAIAALDGARSVTIVCHVQPDADTVGSGLAMALVLERRGIPVWVSFAEPAELPLSMHTLPGLRHLVPPAEVPAETDLLIAVDCGSAGRLGALASRLAGATTTLVIDHHRSNTGFGTVGVIDPDAESTTAVIARLLDAWGEPIDADIAHCLYAGLVTDTGSFRWVRPGTHALAERLLATGIDGPEIARTLLDTHPFAWLPMLARVLGTARLEPAVRGGTGLAYVFVRRADETGVGSEEIESVIDIVRTTTEAGIAAVFKESRTIEDRWTVSLRSRDSGPGKRDGIDVAEVATALGGGGHRYAAGYTTYGSPDDIVAALLAALG is encoded by the coding sequence ATGCGATTCGACGCCGCCATAGCGGCGTTGGACGGGGCGCGGTCGGTGACCATCGTCTGTCATGTGCAGCCGGATGCCGACACCGTCGGCAGCGGTCTGGCCATGGCTTTGGTGCTGGAACGGCGTGGGATCCCGGTGTGGGTGTCCTTCGCCGAACCCGCCGAGCTCCCGCTGTCCATGCACACACTGCCGGGGCTGCGGCATCTGGTGCCGCCCGCCGAGGTCCCGGCCGAAACCGACCTGCTGATCGCCGTGGACTGCGGCAGCGCCGGTCGGCTCGGCGCGCTCGCTAGCCGATTGGCCGGCGCCACAACAACTCTGGTGATCGATCACCATCGCTCCAACACCGGTTTCGGCACCGTCGGCGTGATCGACCCCGACGCCGAATCCACGACCGCGGTCATTGCGCGCCTGCTCGACGCCTGGGGTGAACCGATCGACGCCGACATAGCGCACTGCCTCTACGCCGGCCTGGTCACCGACACCGGCTCCTTCCGCTGGGTTCGCCCCGGCACCCACGCCCTCGCCGAACGCCTGCTGGCCACCGGCATCGACGGCCCCGAGATCGCCCGCACCCTGCTCGACACCCACCCCTTCGCGTGGCTGCCGATGCTGGCGCGCGTCCTCGGTACCGCCCGCCTGGAGCCCGCCGTCCGCGGCGGCACCGGCCTGGCCTACGTCTTCGTCCGTCGTGCGGATGAAACCGGCGTCGGTTCCGAGGAAATCGAGAGCGTCATCGACATCGTCCGCACCACCACCGAAGCCGGAATCGCCGCGGTCTTCAAGGAATCCCGCACCATCGAGGACCGCTGGACGGTGTCGTTGCGCTCCCGCGACTCCGGACCCGGCAAGCGGGACGGTATCGACGTCGCCGAAGTCGCGACCGCACTCGGTGGCGGTGGGCATCGCTACGCGGCGGGCTACACCACCTACGGCAGTCCCGACGACATCGTCGCGGCCCTGCTCGCCGCACTCGGTTGA
- the infB gene encoding translation initiation factor IF-2, whose amino-acid sequence MAGKARVHELAKELGVTSKELLAKLKEQGEFVKSASSTVEAPVARRLRESVAAKSAPSTESKSGSKPGPASSAKPAAKPAPGGPRPGPKPAAPAPAAATPAAPAASTPAAPAAATPAQAAPRPAEGARPGPSAKPGPAAAPAAPAAEAPKTAPAPAGPRPTTPAATPQPGQQQRPAAAAPAAPRPGGPKPGPKTPRVGNNPFSSAPERERAPRPTPGQGGPRPGQGQGGPRPGQGQGGPRPGQGQGGPRPGQGQGGPRPAAAQGAGPRPGGPRPSPGSMPPRPNPGAMPARSARPAPGGAGAGRPGGGAGRPGGGAGRPGGGGGGGGYRGGGAGGGTGAPGAGAPAAGGFRGRPGGGGGRPGGPGGRGGAAGAFGRPGGAVRRGRKSKRAKRAEYESMQAPAVGGVRLPRGNGEVIRLARGASLSDFAEKIDANPAALVQALFNLGEMVTATQSVNDETLELLGGEMNYVVQVVSPEDEDRELLANFDLTYGEDEGGEEDLESRPPVVTVMGHVDHGKTRLLDTIRKANVREGEAGGITQHIGAYQVLTSLEGNERLVTFIDTPGHEAFTAMRARGAKATDLAILVVAADDGVMPQTVEAINHAQAADVPIVVAVNKIDKEGANPDKIRQQLTEYGLVAEEYGGDTMFVDISAKQGTNIDALLEAVLLTADASLDLRANPDMDAQGVAIEAHLDRGRGPVATVLIQRGTLRVGDSIVAGDAYGRVRRMVDEHGQDVHDALPSRPVQVIGFTSVPGAGDNLIVVEEDRIARQIADRRNARKRNALAARSRKRISLEDLDAALKETSELNLILKGDNSGTVEALEEALMQIQIDDEVRLRVIDRGVGGVTETNVNLASASNAIIIGFNVRAEGKATELANREGVDIRYYSVIYQAIDEIEKALKGMLKPIYEEVPLGRAEIRAIFRSSKVGNIAGCMVLSGSVKRNAKARLLRDNVVIAETVTISSLKREKDDATEVREGFECGLTLTYNDIKDGDIIEAYEMREKPRD is encoded by the coding sequence GTGGCAGGCAAGGCCCGCGTGCACGAGTTGGCTAAAGAGCTCGGTGTCACAAGCAAAGAACTACTCGCGAAGCTCAAGGAGCAGGGCGAGTTCGTGAAATCGGCGTCCTCGACGGTGGAAGCACCCGTCGCACGTCGTCTGCGCGAATCGGTGGCGGCGAAGAGCGCCCCCAGCACCGAATCCAAGTCCGGGTCCAAGCCCGGCCCCGCTTCGTCGGCCAAGCCGGCCGCGAAGCCCGCACCGGGCGGTCCGCGCCCGGGTCCCAAGCCCGCGGCCCCGGCTCCGGCCGCCGCGACCCCGGCGGCTCCGGCCGCCAGTACTCCCGCGGCTCCGGCTGCCGCGACTCCGGCCCAGGCTGCCCCGCGTCCGGCCGAGGGCGCTCGCCCCGGTCCGTCCGCGAAGCCGGGTCCGGCCGCCGCTCCGGCAGCTCCGGCCGCCGAAGCGCCCAAGACGGCTCCGGCTCCGGCCGGTCCGCGCCCCACCACCCCCGCGGCCACTCCGCAGCCGGGTCAGCAGCAGCGTCCCGCCGCTGCGGCCCCCGCGGCTCCGCGTCCGGGTGGCCCGAAGCCGGGTCCGAAGACCCCGCGCGTCGGTAACAACCCCTTCTCTTCGGCTCCCGAGCGTGAACGTGCGCCGCGTCCGACTCCCGGTCAGGGCGGTCCCCGCCCCGGTCAGGGTCAGGGTGGTCCGCGTCCGGGCCAGGGTCAGGGCGGTCCCCGTCCCGGTCAGGGTCAGGGTGGTCCGCGTCCCGGTCAGGGTCAGGGCGGTCCCCGCCCGGCCGCTGCCCAGGGTGCCGGTCCCCGTCCCGGTGGTCCGCGTCCGAGCCCCGGCTCGATGCCGCCGCGTCCGAATCCCGGTGCCATGCCTGCTCGTTCGGCTCGTCCGGCTCCGGGCGGAGCCGGTGCGGGTCGTCCCGGCGGTGGCGCAGGTCGCCCCGGTGGCGGTGCCGGTCGTCCCGGTGGCGGCGGCGGTGGCGGTGGCTACCGCGGCGGCGGTGCAGGTGGCGGTACCGGTGCTCCCGGTGCCGGTGCTCCCGCGGCCGGTGGTTTCCGTGGACGTCCCGGTGGCGGCGGCGGTCGCCCGGGTGGTCCCGGTGGCCGTGGTGGCGCGGCCGGTGCGTTCGGTCGTCCCGGTGGCGCGGTCCGTCGTGGCCGTAAGTCGAAGCGGGCGAAGCGCGCCGAGTACGAGTCGATGCAGGCTCCCGCCGTCGGTGGCGTGCGGCTGCCTCGTGGCAATGGCGAGGTCATCCGCCTCGCCCGCGGCGCCTCGCTCTCGGACTTCGCGGAGAAGATCGACGCGAACCCGGCTGCCTTGGTACAAGCCCTGTTCAACCTCGGCGAAATGGTCACCGCTACCCAGTCGGTGAACGACGAGACCCTCGAGCTGCTCGGCGGCGAGATGAACTACGTCGTGCAGGTCGTCAGCCCGGAGGACGAGGACCGCGAGCTGCTCGCCAACTTCGACCTCACCTACGGCGAGGACGAGGGCGGCGAGGAAGATCTCGAGTCGCGTCCGCCGGTCGTGACCGTCATGGGCCACGTCGATCACGGTAAGACCCGACTGCTCGACACGATCCGTAAGGCCAACGTCCGTGAGGGCGAAGCCGGCGGCATCACCCAGCACATCGGCGCCTACCAGGTGCTGACCTCGCTGGAAGGCAACGAGCGCCTGGTCACCTTCATCGACACCCCGGGTCACGAGGCCTTCACGGCCATGCGTGCCCGTGGCGCCAAGGCGACCGACCTCGCGATCCTGGTGGTCGCCGCCGACGACGGCGTCATGCCGCAGACGGTGGAAGCCATCAACCACGCCCAGGCGGCCGACGTGCCGATCGTGGTCGCGGTCAACAAGATCGACAAGGAAGGCGCGAACCCGGACAAGATCCGGCAGCAGCTGACCGAATACGGCCTGGTGGCCGAGGAATACGGTGGCGACACCATGTTCGTCGACATCTCGGCCAAGCAGGGCACCAACATCGACGCACTGCTCGAAGCGGTCCTGCTCACCGCGGATGCTTCGCTGGACCTGCGGGCCAACCCGGACATGGACGCCCAGGGTGTCGCCATCGAGGCGCACCTGGACCGCGGCCGTGGCCCGGTGGCCACCGTGCTGATCCAGCGCGGCACGCTGCGGGTCGGCGACTCGATCGTGGCGGGCGACGCCTACGGTCGTGTGCGCCGCATGGTCGACGAGCACGGCCAGGATGTCCATGACGCGCTGCCGTCGCGTCCCGTCCAGGTCATCGGCTTCACGTCGGTGCCGGGCGCGGGTGACAACCTGATCGTCGTCGAAGAAGATCGCATCGCTCGCCAGATCGCCGACCGCCGCAATGCGCGTAAGCGCAACGCACTGGCCGCGCGTTCCCGCAAGCGGATCAGCCTGGAAGATCTGGATGCCGCTCTGAAGGAGACTTCGGAGCTGAACCTGATCCTCAAGGGCGACAACTCCGGCACCGTGGAGGCGCTGGAAGAAGCCCTCATGCAGATCCAGATCGACGACGAAGTTCGACTGCGGGTCATCGACCGCGGTGTCGGTGGCGTCACCGAGACCAACGTCAACCTGGCCTCGGCCTCGAACGCGATCATCATCGGGTTCAACGTCCGCGCGGAGGGCAAGGCCACCGAGCTGGCCAACCGCGAAGGCGTGGACATCCGGTACTACTCGGTGATCTACCAGGCCATCGACGAGATCGAGAAGGCCCTCAAGGGCATGCTCAAGCCGATCTACGAAGAGGTCCCGCTGGGCCGCGCCGAGATCCGCGCGATCTTCCGTTCGTCGAAGGTCGGCAACATCGCCGGCTGCATGGTGCTCTCGGGTTCGGTCAAGCGCAACGCCAAGGCGCGCTTGCTTCGCGACAACGTCGTGATCGCCGAGACCGTGACGATCTCCTCCTTGAAGCGGGAAAAGGACGACGCCACCGAGGTCCGTGAGGGCTTCGAATGTGGTTTGACCTTGACCTACAACGACATCAAGGATGGCGACATCATCGAGGCCTACGAAATGCGCGAAAAGCCGCGCGACTGA
- the nusA gene encoding transcription termination factor NusA, translated as MNIEIEALRAIVADKGISIETVISAIESALLTAYRHTEGHQPNARIDINQKTGTVRVMARELDADGNVISEWDDTPEGFGRIAATTARQVVLQRLRDAENEKSFGEFATHEGDIVGGVVQRDARANARGTVVVRIGSELHGTEALIPSAEQVPGETYEHGDRIKAYVYGVSRGPRGPQITLSRTHPNLVRRLFALEVPEIADGSVEIVAVAREAGHRSKIAVRSTVSGVNAKGACIGPMGQRVRNVMSELAGEKIDIIDWAEDPATFVGNALSPSKVVSVTVVDAEARAARVVVPDFQLSLAIGKEGQNARLAARLTGWRIDIRSDAAPDMGESVRSEAQRG; from the coding sequence ATGAACATCGAAATCGAAGCCCTGCGCGCGATAGTCGCCGATAAGGGGATCTCGATCGAAACGGTGATCTCCGCGATCGAGTCCGCGTTGCTCACCGCCTACCGGCACACCGAGGGCCACCAGCCCAACGCCCGCATCGACATCAACCAGAAGACCGGGACCGTCCGCGTGATGGCCCGCGAACTCGACGCGGACGGCAATGTCATCTCCGAATGGGACGACACCCCTGAGGGTTTCGGCCGGATCGCGGCCACCACCGCGCGCCAGGTCGTGCTGCAGCGGCTGCGTGACGCGGAGAACGAGAAGTCCTTCGGCGAGTTCGCCACGCACGAGGGCGACATCGTCGGCGGTGTGGTGCAGCGCGACGCGCGCGCCAACGCCCGCGGCACCGTGGTGGTGCGGATCGGCAGCGAACTGCACGGCACCGAGGCGCTGATTCCGTCGGCCGAGCAGGTGCCGGGGGAGACCTACGAGCACGGCGATCGCATCAAGGCTTATGTCTACGGGGTGTCCCGCGGCCCGCGCGGCCCGCAGATCACGCTCTCGCGGACGCACCCGAATCTTGTTCGCCGCCTGTTTGCCCTCGAGGTTCCCGAAATCGCCGACGGCTCGGTCGAGATCGTCGCGGTGGCGCGCGAGGCCGGGCATCGCTCGAAGATCGCGGTGCGCTCGACCGTGTCCGGCGTCAACGCCAAGGGCGCGTGCATCGGCCCGATGGGCCAGCGCGTGCGCAATGTGATGAGCGAACTGGCCGGCGAGAAGATCGACATCATCGACTGGGCCGAGGATCCGGCGACCTTTGTCGGCAATGCGCTGTCCCCGTCGAAGGTGGTATCGGTCACCGTCGTCGACGCCGAGGCGCGGGCCGCCCGCGTGGTGGTGCCGGACTTCCAGCTTTCGCTGGCGATCGGCAAGGAAGGCCAGAACGCTCGCTTGGCGGCGCGTTTGACCGGGTGGCGCATCGATATCCGCAGCGACGCCGCCCCTGACATGGGCGAAAGCGTGCGGTCGGAGGCACAGCGCGGTTGA
- a CDS encoding SRPBCC family protein, with protein sequence MQRLELTQAPAAYACMIVRRPVAEAFRAFADPAVTSRFWYSKSSGPMVAGAELRWEWETYGASADVKVLDVDPDRSIRFEWGNYEQPTTVEVKFAPRETGSTFVEVTETGFQGTGDELIQWVNDTVGGFSTMLCAMKALLEHDLELGAVTDHHPS encoded by the coding sequence ATGCAGCGACTCGAGCTCACGCAAGCTCCGGCGGCGTATGCCTGCATGATCGTGCGCAGGCCTGTTGCGGAGGCGTTCCGCGCCTTCGCCGACCCGGCTGTCACCTCCCGGTTCTGGTACAGCAAGAGCAGCGGGCCGATGGTGGCGGGGGCCGAATTACGTTGGGAGTGGGAGACCTATGGGGCCTCCGCCGACGTCAAGGTCCTCGACGTCGATCCGGACCGCTCGATCCGGTTCGAGTGGGGCAACTACGAACAGCCGACCACCGTCGAGGTGAAATTCGCGCCGCGCGAAACGGGAAGCACGTTCGTCGAAGTCACCGAAACCGGATTCCAGGGCACGGGCGACGAGCTGATCCAGTGGGTGAACGACACGGTCGGCGGCTTCTCCACCATGCTGTGCGCGATGAAAGCCCTGCTCGAGCACGACCTCGAATTAGGCGCCGTCACGGACCATCATCCCAGCTGA
- a CDS encoding YlxR family protein yields the protein MTGSAVEWSQVQREPSVPLQERTNEQAPRAAPVRTCIGCRKRELAVDLLRIVAQDRETFDGSRIVAIVPDPRRRLPGRGAWLHPLSSCLTAAERRRAFGRALRVSGHLDISALEHYLENRHEHS from the coding sequence ATGACCGGGTCGGCGGTAGAGTGGTCCCAGGTTCAGCGCGAGCCTTCGGTTCCTTTGCAAGAACGCACCAATGAGCAGGCCCCTCGGGCGGCTCCGGTGCGCACGTGTATCGGATGCCGGAAGCGCGAGTTGGCCGTCGATCTGTTGCGGATCGTGGCACAAGATCGGGAAACGTTTGACGGATCCCGTATCGTCGCGATCGTTCCGGATCCTCGGCGCAGACTTCCCGGGAGGGGTGCCTGGTTGCACCCCCTTTCGTCTTGTCTGACCGCGGCAGAGCGACGCCGAGCATTCGGCAGAGCACTACGAGTGTCCGGACATCTGGATATCTCAGCCCTGGAGCATTACCTCGAGAACAGGCACGAGCACTCATGA
- the rimP gene encoding ribosome maturation factor RimP: MPMPTEERVSQLVAGLVERRGLDLEGVEIATAGQQSEAGDPGQYRVKVVVDSDAAIDLDSVAALSREISEAFDAAGDFGETAYLLEVTTPGINRPLTADRHWRRAQGRKVRVKLRGDATSPEAAGASKFEARVGALDGEKIALVLGGKVKPHLVTVALADIAEAVVQVEFNQPGAQELELAGGIAPGKPLPGSEPEDLSSESASEGIVE, translated from the coding sequence ATGCCGATGCCGACCGAGGAAAGGGTGAGCCAGCTAGTAGCTGGGCTCGTCGAACGCCGAGGGCTCGACCTCGAGGGCGTTGAGATCGCCACTGCCGGACAGCAATCGGAGGCAGGCGATCCGGGTCAGTATCGGGTCAAGGTCGTCGTCGACAGCGACGCGGCGATCGACCTGGACAGCGTCGCCGCGCTGAGCCGCGAGATCTCCGAGGCCTTCGACGCGGCCGGCGACTTCGGCGAGACGGCGTACCTGCTGGAAGTCACCACCCCGGGCATCAACCGTCCGCTCACCGCGGACCGGCACTGGCGGCGTGCGCAGGGCCGCAAGGTCCGCGTCAAGCTACGCGGCGACGCGACCTCGCCCGAGGCCGCCGGCGCCTCGAAGTTCGAGGCTCGCGTCGGTGCGCTCGACGGCGAGAAGATCGCCTTGGTGCTCGGCGGCAAAGTCAAACCGCACCTGGTGACGGTCGCCCTGGCCGATATCGCCGAGGCTGTGGTCCAGGTCGAGTTCAACCAGCCCGGCGCCCAGGAACTGGAGTTGGCCGGCGGCATCGCACCCGGCAAGCCACTACCCGGTTCCGAACCCGAAGACCTCTCATCCGAATCAGCATCCGAAGGGATCGTGGAATGA
- the rbfA gene encoding 30S ribosome-binding factor RbfA, which produces MADQARARRLAKRISEIVATAIDHEVKDPRLRFVTVTDAKVTGDLRDATVYYTVMGETVNAEPDYAAAAAGLEKARGVLRSKVGAGTGIKFTPTLAFVLDKVPEVARDMEELLARARALDEEVAAARANATPAGDADPYKVERDGE; this is translated from the coding sequence ATGGCAGATCAAGCCAGGGCACGCCGACTCGCCAAGCGGATCTCCGAGATCGTGGCAACCGCCATCGATCACGAGGTGAAGGACCCGCGGCTGCGCTTCGTCACGGTCACCGACGCCAAAGTCACCGGTGACCTGCGCGACGCCACGGTGTACTACACGGTCATGGGTGAAACGGTGAACGCCGAACCCGACTACGCCGCAGCGGCCGCCGGCCTGGAAAAGGCCAGGGGCGTACTGCGTTCGAAGGTGGGCGCGGGCACCGGCATAAAATTCACGCCCACGCTGGCCTTCGTGCTCGACAAGGTTCCGGAGGTCGCGCGCGACATGGAGGAACTGCTGGCACGCGCCAGGGCCCTCGATGAGGAAGTCGCGGCGGCACGGGCGAACGCCACACCCGCGGGCGACGCCGACCCCTACAAGGTCGAGCGCGACGGCGAGTAA
- a CDS encoding MATE family efflux transporter: MGPRRILGLALPALGVLVAEPIYLLFDMAVVGRLGALALAGLAVGGLILAQVSSQLTFLSYGTTARASRRHGAGDDRGAVAEGVQATWIAVVVGALIVVVVQVFAVPLTNAIAGGGDIAGEALLWLRIAVFGVPLILISMAGNGWMRGVQDIMRPLVYVVAGLVLSGVLCPVLVHGLLGAPRMGLPGSAVANLVGQAVSGVLFLYALVRERVSLAPQWSVIKAQLVMGRDLIARSLAFQACFVSAAAVASRFGAASVAAHQLVLQLWTFLALTLDSLAIAAQTLVGAALGAGNAVGAKRLARRITEWSTVFALVLAGCFAAGYNVIPKLFTTDMAVLDRTGVAWWFFVAIIPVAGVVFALDGVLLGAGDAAFLRTATLGAALVGFLPAIWLSLIFDWGIAGIWTGLVAFMILRLAAVVWRALSGRWARVGADVPAGSA, from the coding sequence GTGGGGCCGCGGCGGATTCTTGGGTTGGCGCTGCCTGCGCTCGGGGTGCTGGTGGCGGAGCCGATCTATCTGCTGTTCGATATGGCTGTGGTGGGGCGGCTCGGGGCGCTGGCGTTGGCGGGGCTCGCGGTGGGCGGATTGATTCTGGCGCAAGTGAGTTCGCAGTTGACGTTCTTGTCCTATGGCACGACGGCGCGGGCTTCGCGGCGGCACGGGGCGGGGGATGATCGCGGGGCGGTGGCCGAGGGGGTGCAGGCAACGTGGATCGCGGTGGTGGTGGGGGCGTTGATTGTCGTTGTGGTGCAGGTGTTCGCGGTGCCGTTGACCAATGCGATCGCCGGTGGGGGTGATATCGCGGGGGAGGCGTTGCTGTGGTTGCGGATCGCGGTGTTCGGGGTGCCGTTGATTCTGATCTCGATGGCGGGGAACGGGTGGATGCGCGGGGTGCAGGACATTATGCGGCCGCTGGTGTATGTCGTTGCGGGCCTAGTGCTTTCGGGGGTGCTGTGCCCGGTGCTGGTGCACGGTTTGCTGGGGGCGCCGCGGATGGGGTTGCCCGGGTCCGCGGTGGCGAACCTGGTCGGGCAGGCGGTCAGTGGCGTGCTGTTCCTGTATGCGCTGGTGCGCGAGCGGGTTTCGCTCGCGCCGCAATGGTCGGTGATCAAGGCGCAGCTGGTGATGGGCCGTGACCTGATCGCTCGTAGTCTCGCGTTCCAAGCGTGCTTTGTGTCGGCGGCGGCGGTCGCGTCCAGGTTCGGGGCGGCGTCGGTGGCGGCGCACCAGCTGGTCCTGCAGCTGTGGACCTTCCTGGCGCTGACCTTGGATTCGCTTGCTATCGCAGCCCAGACGCTGGTCGGCGCGGCACTGGGCGCGGGCAACGCCGTCGGCGCCAAACGGCTGGCGCGGCGAATCACCGAGTGGTCGACGGTGTTCGCGCTCGTCCTCGCCGGGTGCTTCGCGGCGGGCTACAACGTGATCCCGAAGCTGTTCACCACCGATATGGCGGTCCTCGACCGCACCGGCGTCGCGTGGTGGTTCTTCGTCGCGATCATCCCGGTCGCGGGCGTCGTCTTCGCCCTGGACGGTGTTCTGCTCGGAGCGGGCGACGCGGCTTTCCTTCGAACCGCGACGCTGGGCGCCGCACTTGTCGGATTCCTCCCGGCCATCTGGCTGTCCCTGATCTTCGACTGGGGCATCGCTGGAATCTGGACGGGCTTGGTCGCCTTCATGATCCTGCGCCTGGCCGCGGTGGTGTGGCGAGCTCTGTCGGGGCGGTGGGCTCGGGTCGGAGCCGATGTCCCCGCCGGGAGCGCCTAG
- a CDS encoding ferritin-like domain-containing protein, whose amino-acid sequence MTTGQQQALLDALDAEYAAVYAYGVIAAYANTDRSRLVSEYVAAHRARRDSTIDALKLAGVAVPAPDAAYTTPFPVDDPIPAAKLAVTVENDCTIAWRAVVERADTADVRRTGIDALTESAVRQATWQAILGTNPPTVALPGKP is encoded by the coding sequence ATGACGACCGGACAGCAACAGGCACTACTCGACGCCCTCGACGCCGAGTACGCAGCGGTGTACGCCTACGGCGTAATCGCGGCCTACGCCAACACCGACCGATCCCGACTGGTGTCGGAATACGTTGCGGCACACCGAGCCCGGCGAGACTCGACCATCGACGCCCTAAAACTCGCTGGTGTCGCCGTCCCCGCCCCGGACGCCGCATACACAACACCGTTCCCGGTCGACGATCCGATCCCGGCAGCGAAACTTGCCGTCACCGTCGAAAACGACTGCACCATCGCATGGCGCGCTGTCGTCGAACGCGCCGACACCGCCGACGTCCGCCGCACCGGCATCGACGCCCTCACCGAATCAGCTGTGCGCCAAGCCACTTGGCAGGCAATCCTGGGAACCAATCCCCCGACAGTCGCCTTACCCGGGAAGCCCTGA
- a CDS encoding DUF503 domain-containing protein — translation MFLGALEFDILLGDVHSLKEKRSVIRPILAELQRFGVSAAEGGEQDRYRRSLLGVALVSSGMDHLTQVLDRCERTVAARPELELLAVRRRIFGPED, via the coding sequence ATGTTTCTTGGTGCGCTCGAATTCGACATCCTGCTCGGCGACGTTCATTCGCTGAAAGAAAAGCGCTCGGTGATCCGGCCGATATTGGCCGAATTGCAACGTTTCGGCGTGAGCGCCGCGGAGGGCGGGGAACAGGACCGCTACCGTCGTTCGTTGCTGGGGGTGGCGTTGGTCAGCTCCGGCATGGACCATCTGACCCAGGTGCTCGATCGGTGTGAACGCACCGTGGCGGCACGTCCGGAGTTAGAGTTGCTGGCAGTGCGCCGGCGTATCTTCGGACCCGAAGACTGA
- a CDS encoding permease: protein MLEKQPVRVMWDRVSSTYVLVGLLVVGALVQTQLASAVGSVARLQTAVTVFVGVFVQAVPFLVLGVLVSGCIAAFVSPAVLRKVLPRNESAAIGVAGLAGMALPGCECGVVPVARRLIDQGAPSSVALAFLLSAPAINPVVLVSTAVAFPGEPGMVGARFVGSLATAIVMGLIWSRIGRPGWMIPRGGHDHCVTGRTRWEVFSEAARHDFLQAAAFLVLGAAAAAALHVLVPPSWYEQLAGQMLIAILVLALLAVVLALCSEADAFVAASMSSLPLLPRLVFLVVGPAVDVKLFAMQAGSFGRLFAIRFSPLTFAVAVTCGTVAGYLFLGGAR, encoded by the coding sequence ATGCTCGAGAAGCAGCCGGTGCGCGTGATGTGGGACAGGGTGTCGTCGACCTATGTGCTCGTCGGGTTGCTGGTGGTCGGGGCGCTGGTGCAGACGCAGTTGGCGTCGGCGGTCGGGTCGGTCGCGCGGTTGCAGACGGCGGTGACGGTGTTCGTCGGGGTGTTCGTGCAAGCGGTTCCGTTTCTCGTGCTCGGGGTGCTGGTCAGTGGGTGCATCGCGGCGTTCGTTTCGCCCGCGGTATTGCGGAAGGTGTTGCCGCGCAACGAATCCGCGGCGATCGGGGTGGCCGGCCTGGCGGGCATGGCGCTGCCCGGATGTGAGTGCGGTGTGGTGCCGGTGGCGCGCCGCTTGATCGATCAGGGTGCGCCGAGTTCGGTGGCGCTGGCTTTTCTGCTGTCGGCGCCCGCGATCAATCCGGTGGTGCTGGTGTCGACGGCGGTGGCGTTTCCGGGGGAGCCGGGGATGGTCGGGGCGCGGTTCGTCGGTTCGCTGGCGACCGCGATCGTGATGGGCTTGATCTGGTCGCGCATCGGGCGGCCCGGGTGGATGATCCCGCGTGGCGGACACGATCATTGCGTCACCGGGCGAACTCGGTGGGAGGTGTTCTCCGAGGCCGCGCGGCACGACTTCTTGCAGGCCGCAGCGTTTCTCGTCCTCGGGGCCGCCGCCGCGGCCGCGCTGCACGTGCTGGTCCCGCCGTCCTGGTACGAGCAACTCGCCGGCCAGATGCTGATCGCGATCCTGGTCCTGGCCTTGCTCGCGGTGGTGCTGGCGCTGTGCTCGGAGGCCGACGCTTTCGTCGCCGCGAGCATGTCGAGCTTGCCGCTGCTCCCGCGTCTGGTGTTCCTGGTGGTCGGCCCCGCGGTCGACGTGAAACTGTTCGCCATGCAGGCAGGCAGTTTCGGCCGTTTGTTCGCGATCCGCTTCTCCCCGTTGACCTTTGCGGTCGCGGTCACCTGCGGCACTGTCGCCGGATACCTCTTCCTCGGCGGTGCCCGGTGA